Proteins encoded in a region of the Zea mays cultivar B73 chromosome 2, Zm-B73-REFERENCE-NAM-5.0, whole genome shotgun sequence genome:
- the LOC100278480 gene encoding uncharacterized protein LOC100278480, protein MEAAEVEMEAAEVEMEMEVEAERKSDGDGEYEARKKTPMRWLRGNVEHSDAEVAERQKRMKQTHGHLDDKEGEEARKGDIKREGQSESAKSRSESNDQKNKLMYERYLEWKRRNEEKEEEERRRYPDKVNDPEAYQAMLFRQSWDNCYLKKYGSFDKKTNIPCKRFTHNLPPRGGTAKQTVQVFYVKVGGITGGLQWPLEVFGLVALRDSLDYNRNIIFERERDKCQILTDQNPYLELTGPVRAVLLSGRVIFEASLYVKGATRSDDKELSLLAITSLGVFNDAHSYLIEHSYTSRLSTLELMLGYLTYSVEATIEVRVICGTWPADGFRFIFEANAGIGQWIVLLETAETADVGDKISLARQVVSVDYHRDRELKVVATITNGSATYTDEKGFKPLKMGASSKELSIGGLGLQVTVYWSCFPFAPV, encoded by the exons ATGGAGGCGGCGGAGGTGGAGATGGAGGCGGCGGAGGTGGAGATGgagatggaggtggaggcggagaggAAGAGCGACGGCGACGGGGAATACGAAGCTAGGAAGAAGACTCCGATGCGGTGGTTGCGGGGGAATGTAGAGCATTCTGATGCGGAGGTTGCGGAGCGGCAGAAGAGGATGAAGCAAACCCATGGTCATCTGGATGACAAGGAGGGGGAGGAGGCACGGAAAGGAGACATTAAGAGAGAAGGGCAATCGGAGAGCGCAAAGTCCAGGTCAGAATCCAATGACCAGAAAAACAAACTGATGTATGAGAGGTACTTGGAGTGGAAGAGGAGGAacgaggagaaggaggaggaagAGCGTAGGCGGTACCCCGATAAGGTAAATGACCCTGAAGCCTATCAAGCTATGTTGTTCAGGCAGAGCTGGGACAACTGCTATTTGAAGAAGTACGGTAGCTTCGATAAGAAGA CTAATATCCCTTGCAAGCGATTTACACATAATCTTCCGCCACGCGGTGGCACTGCTAAGCAAACTGTACAAgtattttatgtcaaagttggagGAATAACTGGAGGTCTACAGTGGCCGCTTGAGGTGTTTGGTTTGGTTGCCCTACGTGACTCATTAGATTATAATCGTAATATTATCTTTGAGCGCGAAAGGGATAAATGTCAGATACTCACCGATCAG AATCCGTATTTAGAACTGACAGGCCCTGTGCGTGCTGTCCTCCTATCTGGTCGTGTGATATTTGAGGCTTCATTGTATGTGAAAGGTGCTACTAGATCTGATGACAAAGAATTGAGCCTTCTAGCTATTACTTCATTGGGGGTATTCAATGATGCTCACTCATACTTGATTGAGCACTCTTACACTAGCAGACTTAGCACACTTGAACTGATGCTTGGTTATCTTACTTATTCTGTGGAAGCTACAATCGAAGTGCGAGTCATTTGCGGGACATGGCCAGCTGATGGTTTTCGTTTCATCTTTGAGGCCAATGCCGGTATAGGACAATGGATTGTGTTGCTTGAGACTGCAGAGACTGCAGATGTTGGTGATAAGATCAGCCTTGCACGGCAGGTTGTTTCTGTTGACTATCATAGAGATAGAGAGCTGAAGGTTGTGGCCACCATTACGAATGGTTCTGCTACCTATACAGATGAAAAGGGCTTCAAACCTCTGAAAATGGGTGCAAGCTCCAAGGAACTTAGTATCGGTGGCTTAGGGTTGCAAGTCACTGTTTATTGGTCCTGCTTCCCATTTGCACCGGTTTAG